The following are from one region of the Gloeomargarita lithophora Alchichica-D10 genome:
- a CDS encoding cation:proton antiporter has translation MTDSLALTLQIVLALVAGIGAQVLADVLRVPSITFLLLFGIVLGADGLGWLQPQSLGMGLEVVISLCVALILFEGGLNLSLRELGQVSGTIQNLVTVGALITLVGGGVAAHTLGEFPWPLAFLYGSLVTVTGPTVIGPLLRQVKVDRKLGALLEGEGVLIDPVGAILAVVVLNIVLTGDTGWTEIVLGLGTRLGLGIGIGAVGGWLLSWLFRQESVPSQDLKNLAVLAGLWGLYGLAQWVQSESGLMAAAVAGIVLQLAAPEQRLLRRFKGQLTTLAVSLLFILLAADLSLASLGMLGWGGLGTVVVLMGVVRPLNILVSTWNSDLHWRQKLFLAWIAPRGIVSASVASLFSIVLTARGLNGGDSVKGLVFLTIILTVVVPGVTAQGVARLLGVRSEQTNGAVIVGSSPLGRLLARLFQEHGEPVVLIDTNREDCRTAARENLRTIPGSALDPEVLAEAGMANMGTFLALTKNAEVNLVLAQRVAEEFYPPRVLALFQEDQRLNHSQVRCAFHPQLVLGEWNQALERGEVRLAETRWGESAQELDSPEVLPLLRQRHEFLEVVTTDMAYQPGDRLIYLAPHAPANGATEPEPVEAGDMVQALLGLG, from the coding sequence ATGACCGATTCTTTAGCCCTCACCCTGCAAATTGTTTTGGCGTTGGTCGCTGGGATTGGGGCGCAGGTGCTGGCGGATGTCCTGCGGGTGCCGAGTATTACTTTTTTGTTACTTTTTGGCATTGTTTTGGGCGCAGATGGGCTGGGCTGGTTGCAACCCCAGTCGTTGGGAATGGGGCTGGAGGTGGTGATTTCCCTGTGTGTGGCCTTGATTTTGTTTGAGGGGGGGTTGAATCTGTCCCTGCGGGAGTTGGGGCAGGTGTCGGGGACGATTCAGAATTTGGTGACGGTGGGGGCGTTGATTACGTTGGTGGGGGGTGGGGTGGCGGCGCATACCCTGGGGGAGTTTCCCTGGCCGTTGGCGTTTTTGTATGGGTCGTTGGTGACGGTGACGGGGCCGACGGTGATTGGGCCGCTGTTGCGTCAGGTGAAGGTGGATCGCAAATTGGGCGCCCTGTTGGAGGGGGAAGGGGTGTTGATTGACCCAGTGGGGGCGATTTTGGCGGTGGTGGTGTTAAACATTGTCCTAACGGGGGATACGGGCTGGACGGAGATTGTCCTGGGGTTGGGGACTCGGTTGGGGCTGGGAATTGGCATTGGGGCGGTGGGGGGCTGGTTGTTGAGTTGGTTGTTTCGCCAGGAGAGTGTCCCCAGCCAGGATTTGAAAAATTTGGCGGTGTTGGCGGGGCTGTGGGGGTTGTACGGTTTGGCGCAGTGGGTGCAGAGTGAGTCGGGGTTGATGGCGGCGGCGGTGGCGGGGATTGTATTGCAGTTGGCCGCCCCGGAGCAACGGTTATTGCGCCGGTTTAAGGGGCAGTTGACGACGTTGGCGGTGTCTTTGTTGTTTATTTTGCTGGCCGCGGATTTGTCCCTGGCGAGTTTGGGGATGTTGGGCTGGGGGGGCTTGGGGACGGTGGTGGTGCTGATGGGGGTGGTGCGCCCGCTGAATATTCTGGTTTCGACCTGGAATAGCGATTTGCATTGGCGGCAGAAGTTGTTTTTGGCTTGGATTGCGCCCCGGGGGATTGTGTCGGCTTCGGTGGCTTCGTTGTTTTCGATTGTGTTGACGGCGCGGGGGTTGAACGGGGGGGATTCGGTCAAAGGGCTGGTGTTTTTGACCATTATTCTGACGGTGGTGGTGCCGGGGGTGACGGCGCAGGGGGTGGCACGCCTGTTGGGGGTACGTTCGGAGCAGACCAATGGGGCGGTGATTGTGGGCAGTAGTCCCCTGGGGCGGTTGTTGGCGCGGTTGTTTCAGGAACACGGGGAGCCGGTGGTTTTGATTGATACCAACCGGGAGGACTGTCGGACGGCGGCGCGGGAGAATCTCCGCACGATTCCGGGCAGTGCCCTCGACCCGGAGGTGCTGGCGGAGGCGGGGATGGCGAATATGGGCACCTTCCTGGCTTTGACCAAAAATGCGGAGGTGAATCTGGTGCTGGCGCAACGGGTGGCGGAGGAATTTTATCCCCCCCGGGTGTTGGCGTTGTTTCAGGAAGACCAGCGGTTGAACCACTCCCAGGTGCGGTGTGCCTTTCATCCCCAGTTGGTACTGGGGGAGTGGAATCAAGCCCTGGAGCGGGGCGAGGTGCGCTTGGCGGAAACCCGCTGGGGGGAATCGGCGCAGGAATTGGATTCCCCGGAGGTATTGCCCCTCCTGCGGCAGAGGCATGAATTTTTAGAGGTGGTCACCACGGATATGGCCTACCAACCGGGGGATCGGTTGATTTATTTGGCTCCCCATGCTCCCGCCAATGGAGCAACGGAACCCGAACCCGTGGAAGCCGGGGACATGGTGCAGGCGTTGTTGGGGCTGGGGTGA